A genomic segment from Leptolyngbya boryana PCC 6306 encodes:
- a CDS encoding DUF2499 domain-containing protein — protein sequence MTALSIPTWIIHVSSVIEWIAAIWLIWRYAEVSGDLVWRSLSFGMLPALVSAMCACTWHFFDNPPALDWLVTLQAAMTVVGNCTCCAAGWWIWRSTQNSES from the coding sequence ATGACGGCTCTCTCAATTCCCACTTGGATTATTCACGTTTCCAGCGTCATCGAATGGATTGCAGCAATTTGGCTGATTTGGCGATATGCCGAAGTAAGTGGCGATTTGGTTTGGCGATCGCTCTCTTTTGGAATGTTGCCTGCACTCGTCAGCGCAATGTGCGCTTGTACCTGGCATTTCTTTGACAATCCACCTGCGCTCGATTGGCTCGTTACCCTTCAAGCAGCGATGACCGTCGTTGGAAACTGTACCTGTTGTGCAGCGGGCTGGTGGATTTGGCGCTCTACTCAAAATTCGGAATCATGA
- a CDS encoding DUF3593 domain-containing protein, with protein sequence MISKETLFAMSLFPYLGFLWFLTRSGKTPRLALIGFYMTLVFVAITIPAGIYAKIHYGKQLADVDWLHGSAESFLTLSNILVVLGFRQALIAKKPPVQEESN encoded by the coding sequence ATGATTTCTAAAGAAACGCTTTTTGCAATGTCGCTGTTTCCCTACTTGGGGTTTTTGTGGTTTTTAACGCGATCGGGTAAAACGCCTCGACTCGCCCTGATTGGCTTTTACATGACACTTGTATTTGTTGCGATCACAATTCCAGCGGGAATTTATGCCAAGATTCATTACGGCAAGCAGCTTGCAGATGTAGATTGGCTACATGGCAGTGCAGAGTCTTTTCTCACGTTGTCAAACATTTTAGTGGTTTTGGGATTTCGCCAAGCTTTGATTGCGAAAAAGCCACCCGTTCAAGAAGAGTCGAATTAA
- the tsaB gene encoding tRNA (adenosine(37)-N6)-threonylcarbamoyltransferase complex dimerization subunit type 1 TsaB gives MPNFALAIHTSSPDLGLAIASLSGESRLSVQPLGRDLSSLLHTHLVEFLAPQTWQDLAFIAVAIGPGGFTGTRIGVVLARTLAQQLEIPLFGVSSLAAVASGHTGTIALQMPAQRGELHTAIYRNGEAIQSDAVMTTEQWRDALDQHSIDRRIEVGSEQGQYVEGILEIALQQWQKGERPHWSEALPYYGQHPVAIKAN, from the coding sequence ATGCCAAACTTTGCCCTTGCAATTCATACCAGTAGTCCTGATTTAGGACTCGCGATCGCTTCTCTCTCAGGTGAATCTCGATTGTCGGTTCAACCCCTAGGACGCGACCTATCAAGTCTATTACACACCCATCTAGTCGAATTTCTCGCCCCTCAAACCTGGCAAGATTTAGCCTTTATTGCCGTGGCGATCGGGCCGGGAGGCTTTACGGGAACTCGAATCGGTGTAGTGCTAGCTCGCACTTTAGCCCAACAGTTAGAAATTCCCCTGTTCGGGGTTTCGAGTTTGGCAGCCGTTGCATCAGGTCACACAGGCACGATCGCGCTACAGATGCCTGCTCAGCGAGGTGAACTCCACACAGCAATCTACCGAAATGGCGAAGCAATTCAATCGGATGCCGTGATGACAACTGAGCAATGGAGAGATGCTCTGGATCAGCATTCCATCGATCGCCGAATTGAGGTCGGTTCAGAACAAGGGCAGTATGTTGAGGGAATCTTAGAGATCGCGCTGCAACAGTGGCAAAAAGGGGAGCGCCCCCATTGGTCAGAAGCGCTCCCCTACTACGGTCAACATCCAGTTGCAATCAAAGCAAATTAG
- a CDS encoding ureidoglycolate lyase has protein sequence MQLQANLITPESFRPFGQVIQASVDGKTFDREDAQLHLQNGIPRFYIMRLQHRGRTFHKITRHQQCTQCLGALEGREWLIAVAPPSEAAAPAIADLTAFRIPGNCFIKLDLGTWHAGPYFDSDVVDFYNLELSDTNLVDHDTCDLKSTYGTEFEII, from the coding sequence ATGCAGCTTCAAGCAAATCTGATTACCCCTGAAAGCTTCCGCCCCTTTGGACAAGTGATTCAAGCCTCTGTCGATGGCAAAACTTTCGATCGAGAAGATGCCCAACTTCACCTGCAAAATGGCATCCCCCGGTTCTACATTATGCGATTGCAGCATCGGGGGAGAACGTTTCATAAAATCACCCGTCATCAGCAATGCACGCAGTGTCTCGGCGCTTTAGAAGGCAGAGAATGGCTAATCGCCGTCGCACCTCCATCTGAAGCCGCTGCACCCGCGATCGCAGATCTGACTGCCTTCCGAATTCCCGGCAATTGTTTCATCAAGCTCGATCTCGGAACCTGGCATGCCGGACCTTACTTCGATAGCGATGTCGTTGACTTTTACAATCTCGAACTTAGCGACACCAATCTCGTCGATCACGACACCTGCGATTTGAAATCGACCTATGGAACTGAATTTGAGATTATTTGA